In one window of Bos taurus isolate L1 Dominette 01449 registration number 42190680 breed Hereford chromosome 15, ARS-UCD2.0, whole genome shotgun sequence DNA:
- the B3GNT6 gene encoding acetylgalactosaminyl-O-glycosyl-glycoprotein beta-1,3-N-acetylglucosaminyltransferase isoform X1: protein MIQMAFPCRKFLKPKILTCLLAGLSFSILHHWFLRDPRFQQKQRSDGSLQVTHVAPAAMSPSSPGPPCVANASANATADFEKLPERIQDFLRYRHCRHFPLLWDAPAKCRGSRGPFLLLAVKSAPANFERRELIRRTWGQERSYGGRPVRRLFLLGTPAPEDAERAEQLAELAALEAREHGDVLQWAFTDTFLNLTLKQVHLLDWLEARCPHARFLLSGDDDVFVHTANVLRFLEAKSPDRHLFAGQLMSGSVPIRESWSKYFVPPQLFPGSVYPVYCSGGGFLLSRYTVKALRQAARHTPLFPIDDAYMGMCLERVGLKPSGHEGIRPFGVQLPGARQPSFDPCMYRELLLVHRFAPYEMLLMWKALHNPGLSCHRGHRVS from the exons ATGATACAG ATGGCTTTTCCCTGCCGCAAGTTCCTGAAACCCAAGATCCTGACCTGCCTTCTAGCGGGTTTGAGTTTCTCGATCCTGCATCACTGGTTCCTCAGAGACCCCAGGTTTCAACAGAAGCAGAGGTCGGATGGGTCCCTGCAGGTGACCCACGTGGCCCCTGCTGCCATGTCGCCGTCCAGCCCAGGGCCTCCGTGCGTGGCCAACGCCTCAGCGAACGCCACGGCCGACTTCGAGAAGCTGCCTGAGCGCATCCAAGACTTCCTGCGGTACCGCCACTGCCGCCACTTCCCGCTGCTCTGGGACGCGCCGGCCAAGTGTAGGGGCAGCCGCGGGCCCTTCCTGCTGCTGGCCGTGAAGTCGGCGCCGGCCAACTTCGAGCGGCGCGAGCTCATCCGCCGCACGTGGGGGCAGGAGCGCAGCTACGGCGGGCGGCCGGTGCGCCGCCTCTTCCTGCTGGGCACCCCCGCACCCGAGGACGCAGAGCGCGCAGAGCAGCTGGCGGAGCTGGCCGCGCTGGAGGCGCGCGAGCACGGCGACGTGCTGCAGTGGGCCTTCACTGACACCTTCCTCAACCTCACGCTCAAGCAAGTGCACCTGCTCGACTGGCTGGAGGCCCGCTGCCCGCACGCGCGCTTCCTTCTCAGCGGCGACGACGACGTCTTCGTGCACACGGCCAACGTGCTCCGCTTCCTGGAAGCAAAGTCGCCCGACCGCCACCTCTTCGCCGGGCAGCTCATGAGCGGCTCTGTGCCCATCCGTGAGAGCTGGAGCAAGTACTTCGTGCCCCCGCAGCTCTTCCCCGGGTCGGTCTACCCGGTGTACTGCAGCGGCGGCGGCTTCCTCCTGTCCCGCTACACGGTCAAGGCCCTGCGCCAGGCCGCCCGCCACACCCCGCTCTTCCCCATCGATGATGCCTACATGGGCATGTGTCTGGAGCGCGTCGGCCTGAAGCCCAGCGGCCACGAGGGCATCCGGCCTTTCGGCGTGCAGCTGCCCGGCGCCCGGCAGCCCTCCTTCGACCCCTGCATGTACCGCGAGCTGCTGCTGGTGCACCGCTTCGCGCCCTATGAGATGCTGCTCATGTGGAAGGCGCTGCACAACCCAGGGCTGAGCTGTCACCGGGGGCACAGGGTCTCTTGA
- the B3GNT6 gene encoding acetylgalactosaminyl-O-glycosyl-glycoprotein beta-1,3-N-acetylglucosaminyltransferase (The RefSeq protein has 10 substitutions compared to this genomic sequence) encodes MAFPCRKFLKPKILTCLLAGLSFSILHLWFLRDPRFQQKQRSDGSLQVTHVAPAATSPSSPGPPCVANASANATADFEKLPARIQDFLRYRHCRHFPLLWDAPAKCRGSRGPFLLLAVKSAPANFERRELIRRTWGQERSYGGRPVRRVFLLGTPAPEDAERAEQLAELAALEAHEHGDVLQWAFTDTFLNLTLKQVHLLDWLEARCPHARFLLSGDDDVFVHTANVLRFLEAKSPDRHLFTGQLMSGSVPIRESWSKYFVPPQLFPGSVYPVYCSGGGFLLSRHTAQALRQAARHTPLFPIDDAYMGMCLERVGLKPSGHEGIRPFGVQLPGARQPSFDPCMYRELLLVHRFAPYEMLLMWKALHNPGLSCHQGHRVS; translated from the coding sequence ATGGCTTTTCCCTGCCGCAAGTTCCTGAAACCCAAGATCCTGACCTGCCTTCTAGCGGGTTTGAGTTTCTCGATCCTGCATCACTGGTTCCTCAGAGACCCCAGGTTTCAACAGAAGCAGAGGTCGGATGGGTCCCTGCAGGTGACCCACGTGGCCCCTGCTGCCATGTCGCCGTCCAGCCCAGGGCCTCCGTGCGTGGCCAACGCCTCAGCGAACGCCACGGCCGACTTCGAGAAGCTGCCTGAGCGCATCCAAGACTTCCTGCGGTACCGCCACTGCCGCCACTTCCCGCTGCTCTGGGACGCGCCGGCCAAGTGTAGGGGCAGCCGCGGGCCCTTCCTGCTGCTGGCCGTGAAGTCGGCGCCGGCCAACTTCGAGCGGCGCGAGCTCATCCGCCGCACGTGGGGGCAGGAGCGCAGCTACGGCGGGCGGCCGGTGCGCCGCCTCTTCCTGCTGGGCACCCCCGCACCCGAGGACGCAGAGCGCGCAGAGCAGCTGGCGGAGCTGGCCGCGCTGGAGGCGCGCGAGCACGGCGACGTGCTGCAGTGGGCCTTCACTGACACCTTCCTCAACCTCACGCTCAAGCAAGTGCACCTGCTCGACTGGCTGGAGGCCCGCTGCCCGCACGCGCGCTTCCTTCTCAGCGGCGACGACGACGTCTTCGTGCACACGGCCAACGTGCTCCGCTTCCTGGAAGCAAAGTCGCCCGACCGCCACCTCTTCGCCGGGCAGCTCATGAGCGGCTCTGTGCCCATCCGTGAGAGCTGGAGCAAGTACTTCGTGCCCCCGCAGCTCTTCCCCGGGTCGGTCTACCCGGTGTACTGCAGCGGCGGCGGCTTCCTCCTGTCCCGCTACACGGTCAAGGCCCTGCGCCAGGCCGCCCGCCACACCCCGCTCTTCCCCATCGATGATGCCTACATGGGCATGTGTCTGGAGCGCGTCGGCCTGAAGCCCAGCGGCCACGAGGGCATCCGGCCTTTCGGCGTGCAGCTGCCCGGCGCCCGGCAGCCCTCCTTCGACCCCTGCATGTACCGCGAGCTGCTGCTGGTGCACCGCTTCGCGCCCTATGAGATGCTGCTCATGTGGAAGGCGCTGCACAACCCAGGGCTGAGCTGTCACCGGGGGCACAGGGTCTCTTGA